A single window of Modestobacter italicus DNA harbors:
- a CDS encoding amidase, giving the protein MPVAVKDNVAVTGEVATDGSRAHTPDPATADHPVVARLRAAGAVVVGITRVPELCLYGATDGPGTVTRNPWDTARSAGGSSGGSAAAVAAGVVPLAHGNDGMGSLRLPAAACGLVTLKPGRGVVPGPVGADAWSGMAENGVLATTAADLAVGLAVVAGRPTAEPEAPAAPLRIAVSTRSPVPGVRLDAAGRAAVDAVVAELRAAGHTVLRKDPVVTPAAAFGTVARWLAGADSDAEALGLDPAAMEPRSRTHARLGRWVRRAGLVRPGTAAAFRARMADFFTDVDVLLTPVVTGPPLPARPWHERGFAANIAANARWAPWASAWNLAGLPALVLPAGPGREGLPSSVQLVGAAGSETRLLWLAGEVERRLPWRRHAPVFVPDQPAGSRTG; this is encoded by the coding sequence GTGCCGGTCGCGGTCAAGGACAACGTCGCGGTCACCGGCGAGGTCGCCACCGACGGCTCCCGGGCCCACACGCCCGACCCGGCCACCGCCGACCACCCCGTCGTCGCCCGGCTCCGGGCCGCCGGCGCGGTCGTCGTCGGCATCACCCGGGTCCCCGAGCTGTGCCTCTACGGCGCCACCGACGGTCCCGGCACGGTCACCCGCAACCCCTGGGACACGGCGCGCTCCGCCGGGGGGTCCTCCGGCGGCAGCGCGGCCGCGGTCGCCGCCGGAGTGGTGCCGCTCGCCCACGGCAACGACGGGATGGGCTCGCTGCGGCTGCCCGCGGCGGCCTGCGGGCTGGTCACGCTGAAACCGGGTCGCGGTGTGGTGCCCGGCCCGGTGGGCGCCGACGCGTGGTCCGGGATGGCGGAGAACGGCGTCCTGGCGACCACCGCCGCCGACCTCGCGGTCGGCCTGGCCGTCGTCGCCGGCCGGCCGACAGCCGAGCCGGAGGCACCCGCCGCCCCGCTGCGGATCGCCGTCTCGACCCGGTCGCCGGTGCCCGGGGTCCGGCTGGACGCCGCCGGCCGGGCCGCCGTCGACGCGGTGGTCGCCGAGCTGCGGGCGGCCGGGCACACGGTGCTGCGCAAGGACCCGGTGGTCACCCCGGCCGCCGCGTTCGGCACCGTCGCCCGGTGGCTGGCCGGGGCCGATTCCGATGCCGAGGCGCTGGGCCTGGACCCGGCGGCGATGGAGCCGCGCAGCCGCACCCACGCCCGGCTCGGCCGCTGGGTGCGCCGCGCCGGGCTGGTGCGGCCGGGCACCGCGGCGGCGTTCCGGGCGCGGATGGCCGACTTCTTCACCGACGTCGACGTGCTGCTCACGCCGGTCGTCACCGGGCCGCCGCTGCCCGCCCGGCCCTGGCACGAGCGCGGCTTCGCGGCCAACATCGCGGCCAACGCGCGCTGGGCGCCGTGGGCATCGGCCTGGAACCTGGCCGGGCTGCCGGCCCTCGTGCTGCCGGCCGGCCCGGGCCGGGAGGGCCTGCCCAGCTCGGTCCAGCTCGTCGGCGCGGCCGGGTCCGAGACGCGGCTACTCTGGCTGGCCGGGGAGGTGGAGCGCCGGCTGCCCTGGCGCCGGCACGCACCCGTCTTCGTGCCCGACCAGCCGGCCGGGAGCCGCACCGGCTGA
- a CDS encoding MBL fold metallo-hydrolase, whose amino-acid sequence MSGQPYTGDVQVGGPADVRELPGLTITKLAVSEMANNAYLLTSPATGESLLVDAAAEPAALLELVAGADVRTVVTTHGHWDHHRALPQVVEATGAETVAHPADAADLPVPVTHPVEHGDTVAVGDQVLEVVHLRGHTPGSITLVWRGPEGAGTHVWTGDSLFPGGPGRTTSPTDFTSLMDDLEERIFERFDDSTWIYPGHGKDSTLGTERPHLGEWRARGW is encoded by the coding sequence ATGAGCGGGCAGCCGTACACCGGGGACGTGCAGGTCGGCGGGCCGGCCGACGTCCGGGAGCTCCCCGGGCTGACCATCACCAAGCTGGCCGTCAGCGAGATGGCGAACAACGCCTACCTGCTCACCTCCCCCGCCACCGGGGAGTCGCTGCTGGTCGACGCCGCGGCCGAACCGGCGGCGCTGCTGGAGCTGGTCGCCGGTGCCGACGTGCGCACCGTGGTGACCACGCACGGGCACTGGGACCACCACCGCGCGCTCCCCCAGGTGGTCGAGGCGACCGGGGCGGAGACCGTCGCGCACCCCGCCGACGCGGCCGACCTGCCCGTCCCGGTGACCCACCCGGTCGAGCACGGCGACACGGTCGCCGTCGGGGACCAGGTGCTGGAGGTGGTGCACCTGCGCGGGCACACGCCCGGCAGCATCACGCTGGTCTGGCGGGGGCCCGAGGGCGCCGGCACCCACGTCTGGACCGGGGACAGCCTCTTCCCGGGGGGCCCTGGGAGGACAACGAGCCCGACCGACTTCACATCGCTGATGGACGACCTGGAGGAGCGGATCTTCGAACGGTTCGACGACTCGACGTGGATCTATCCCGGCCATGGCAAGGACAGCACGCTCGGGACCGAGCGCCCTCACCTCGGTGAGTGGCGCGCTCGCGGTTGGTGA
- a CDS encoding PPOX class F420-dependent oxidoreductase, producing the protein MTFGADEMEFLRSHGIARLATLGEDDQPDVVPVACEFDGAYFWVGGSGESVLRTRKVSNVRAGRRKVALVVDDLPSFDPFVARGIRVYGVADGPVERVGMVGPGLYLRITPHVSWSWNMAGEPVGATWYETRRAVHDGSGSGADDLS; encoded by the coding sequence GTGACCTTCGGGGCCGACGAGATGGAGTTCCTGCGCTCCCATGGGATCGCTCGGCTGGCGACGTTGGGGGAGGACGATCAGCCCGACGTCGTACCGGTCGCCTGCGAGTTCGACGGTGCGTACTTCTGGGTCGGCGGCTCTGGTGAGAGCGTCCTGAGGACCCGCAAGGTCAGCAACGTGCGAGCCGGACGTCGCAAGGTCGCGCTGGTGGTGGATGACCTGCCGTCCTTCGACCCGTTCGTCGCGCGCGGGATCAGGGTCTACGGCGTGGCCGACGGTCCCGTGGAGCGGGTCGGGATGGTGGGTCCAGGTCTGTATCTGCGCATCACCCCGCATGTCTCCTGGAGCTGGAACATGGCCGGCGAGCCGGTCGGCGCAACCTGGTACGAGACGCGACGGGCGGTTCACGACGGCTCCGGGAGCGGCGCGGACGATCTCAGTTGA
- a CDS encoding SDR family NAD(P)-dependent oxidoreductase, which yields MDLQLTGSRVLVTGGTRGIGRAIVEAFADEGAAVEFCARDAGEIEATEEALAGRGGGVRGGQLDVRDGAALTAWVAAAAGRLGGVDAVVANISALAIPDTEENWYTSFEVDLMHTVRLVTAALPHLEASGNGSVVAISSVSGREADFASGPYGTMKTAIVGYVSGLALQLAGRVRANVVSPGNTYFAGGVWQQIEQGDADLFSTALGLNPTGQMGTPEETARAVVFLSSPVASRISGTNLVVDGALTRGIQL from the coding sequence ATGGACCTGCAGCTGACCGGCTCCCGCGTGCTCGTCACCGGTGGGACCCGCGGCATCGGCCGCGCGATCGTCGAGGCGTTCGCCGACGAGGGCGCCGCCGTCGAGTTCTGCGCCCGCGACGCCGGCGAGATCGAGGCGACCGAGGAGGCGCTGGCCGGCCGGGGCGGCGGGGTGCGCGGCGGGCAGCTCGACGTCCGCGACGGCGCGGCGCTGACCGCCTGGGTGGCGGCGGCGGCCGGTCGGCTCGGCGGCGTCGACGCCGTGGTGGCGAACATCAGCGCGCTCGCCATCCCGGACACCGAGGAGAACTGGTACACCTCGTTCGAGGTCGACCTCATGCACACCGTGCGGCTGGTGACGGCCGCCCTGCCGCACCTGGAGGCCAGCGGGAACGGGTCGGTCGTGGCGATCTCCAGCGTCTCCGGGCGGGAGGCCGACTTCGCCTCCGGCCCGTACGGGACGATGAAGACGGCCATCGTCGGGTACGTCTCCGGGCTGGCGCTCCAGCTGGCCGGCCGGGTGCGGGCCAACGTCGTCTCCCCGGGCAACACCTACTTCGCCGGTGGTGTCTGGCAGCAGATCGAGCAGGGCGACGCCGACCTGTTCAGCACGGCGCTCGGCCTCAACCCGACCGGGCAGATGGGCACGCCGGAGGAGACGGCCCGGGCGGTCGTCTTCCTGAGCAGCCCGGTCGCGAGCCGCATCTCGGGCACGAACCTGGTGGTCGACGGTGCGCTGACCCGCGGCATCCAGCTCTGA